DNA sequence from the Prosthecobacter sp. SYSU 5D2 genome:
GCCAGCCAAACCAGGCCCACCCATATGAAGCTGTTGATCACAAGCATGGCTGTGACCAGCGGATCACACCATCGCGGCCAGTGCTTGAGGTAGCCCTTGTCGTCTTTTTGGGGGGAATAGACCAGACCTTGATAAACCGCTGAAGCACCTCTCCAGAGGGCCGGCGGAAAAAACAGGAATCCCAGCAGCAAGCGGCTCAAGACCCTGCCGGACCGCTGGCTTTGCGGCACCCTTTGATAGTCTCGATAACGCGCTGTACGTCGGCGGGTGGTGATATTACGTGAGGTCGCCGGGTTTGCCCCGTCGAGTTGCAGTTCCGCGAGCTGATGCAGCGGCGTCCAATCCGTGGCACCTTCACGGCGCACAAGATCACTGTCCCTCAC
Encoded proteins:
- a CDS encoding DUF4339 domain-containing protein, producing MPTPVLEANYYISKGQKTVGPCSLDDLHGYIAYGSVRDSDLVRREGATDWTPLHQLAELQLDGANPATSRNITTRRRTARYRDYQRVPQSQRSGRVLSRLLLGFLFFPPALWRGASAVYQGLVYSPQKDDKGYLKHWPRWCDPLVTAMLVINSFIWVGLVWLAWRETAPFMREVFSSLAEGMDGLIK